A genomic segment from Gracilinanus agilis isolate LMUSP501 chromosome 1, AgileGrace, whole genome shotgun sequence encodes:
- the GJC2 gene encoding gap junction gamma-2 protein isoform X2 — MTNMSWSFLTRLLEEIHNHSTFVGKVWLTVLIVFRIVLTAVGGESIYSDEQSKFTCNTRQPGCDNVCYDAFAPLSHVRFWVFQIVVISTPSVMYLGYAIHRLARASEEERRRARRWRQGGRAGRRRPQRRRPPPMAHPGWADTPNGGEEEPMIGLGAGMGEEEEAGDGSREDREQEEEEKEALAGEKGKGSPEAGPANQKHDGRRRIQQEGLMKIYVFQLLARASFEICFLVGQYLLYGFEVQPFFRCSRDPCPHTVDCFVSRPTEKTVFLLVMYVVSCLCLILNLCEMAHLGLGSLQDAVRSRRVGGRDQGSAGYPSPPPVPRQLPHGYLYSRNISCPPEYNMVVRTERAAAAGRLMPGGLLAHEQNLANGALQELQELQGPGPEETPPPMDLAAAFRAPPPRVGPPPSRTDSPASAGTIVEQNHPDGAQGQQGAKAKSNSEKGSSVSSKDGKTSVWI, encoded by the exons ATGACCAACATGAGCTGGAGCTTTCTGACGAGGCTGTTGGAGGAGATCCACAACCATTCGACCTTCGTGGGCAAGGTTTGGCTGACCGTGTTGATCGTCTTCCGGATCGTGCTGACCGCGGTCGGTGGCGAGTCCATCTACTCGGACGAACAGAGCAAATTTACCTGCAACACCCGCCAGCCGGGCTGTGACAACGTGTGCTACGACGCCTTTGCCCCTCTCTCCCACGTCCGCTTCTGGGTCTTCCAGATCGTGGTCATCTCTACGCCGTCCGTCATGTATCTCGGCTACGCCATCCACCGTCTGGCGAGAGCCTCGGAGGAGGAGAGGCGTCGGGCCAGGCGCTGGCGTCAGGGGGGTCGCGCTGGCCGCAGGCGTCCCCAGAGAAGGAGGCCCCCGCCTATGGCCCACCCGGGCTGGGCGGACACCCCAAACGGCGGAGAGGAGGAGCCCATGATCGGCCTTGGGGCTGGCatgggggaagaagaggaggctgGAGATGGAAGCAGGGAGGACAGAgagcaagaagaagaagaaaaggaggcccTGGCAGGAGAGAAAGGCAAGGGGTCTCCCGAGGCCGGGCCCGCCAACCAGAAGCACGACGGGAGGCGAAGGATCCAGCAGGAGGGCCTGATGAAGATCTACGTGTTCCAGCTGTTGGCTCGGGCCTCTTTCGAGATCTGCTTCCTGGTCGGGCAGTACCTCCTGTACGGCTTCGAGGTGCAGCCTTTCTTCCGCTGCAGCCGCGATCCCTGCCCTCACACGGTTGACTGCTTTGTGTCTCGGCCCACCGAGAAGACCGTCTTCCTCCTGGTGATGTACGTGGTCAGCTGCCTTTGCCTCATCCTTAATCTCTGTGAGATGGCCCACCTGGGCCTGGGCAGCTTGCAGGACGCCGTGCGGAGCCGCAGGGTCGGGGGACGGGACCAGGGTTCGGCCGGCTACCCTTCACCCCCGCCCGTGCCTCGGCAGCTACCCCACGGCTACCTGTACTCCCGCAACATCTCCTGCCCTCCCGAGTACAACATGGTGGTTAGGACTGAGAGGGCAGCGGCCGCCGGGCGGCTCATGCCCGGAGGCCTCCTGGCCCACGAGCAGAACCTGGCCAATGGGGCCCTGCAGGAGCTGCAAGAGCTCCAGGGTCCTGGCCCAGAGGAGACCCCTCCCCCAATGGACCTTGCCGCTGCCTTCCGAGCTCCTCCTCCTCGGGTTG GGCCACCCCCTTCAAGGACTGACAGCCCAGCTTCTGCAGGCACGATTGTGGAGCAGAATCATCCCGATGGGGCCCAAGGGCAGCAAGGGGCCAAAGCCAAATCCAACTCGGAGAAAGGCAGCAGCGTGAGCAGCAAAGATGGCAAGACATCTGTATGGATATGA
- the GJC2 gene encoding gap junction gamma-2 protein isoform X1, producing the protein MTNMSWSFLTRLLEEIHNHSTFVGKVWLTVLIVFRIVLTAVGGESIYSDEQSKFTCNTRQPGCDNVCYDAFAPLSHVRFWVFQIVVISTPSVMYLGYAIHRLARASEEERRRARRWRQGGRAGRRRPQRRRPPPMAHPGWADTPNGGEEEPMIGLGAGMGEEEEAGDGSREDREQEEEEKEALAGEKGKGSPEAGPANQKHDGRRRIQQEGLMKIYVFQLLARASFEICFLVGQYLLYGFEVQPFFRCSRDPCPHTVDCFVSRPTEKTVFLLVMYVVSCLCLILNLCEMAHLGLGSLQDAVRSRRVGGRDQGSAGYPSPPPVPRQLPHGYLYSRNISCPPEYNMVVRTERAAAAGRLMPGGLLAHEQNLANGALQELQELQGPGPEETPPPMDLAAAFRAPPPRVGPQDPTNGVRSNGFPAYAAHVGPPPSRTDSPASAGTIVEQNHPDGAQGQQGAKAKSNSEKGSSVSSKDGKTSVWI; encoded by the coding sequence ATGACCAACATGAGCTGGAGCTTTCTGACGAGGCTGTTGGAGGAGATCCACAACCATTCGACCTTCGTGGGCAAGGTTTGGCTGACCGTGTTGATCGTCTTCCGGATCGTGCTGACCGCGGTCGGTGGCGAGTCCATCTACTCGGACGAACAGAGCAAATTTACCTGCAACACCCGCCAGCCGGGCTGTGACAACGTGTGCTACGACGCCTTTGCCCCTCTCTCCCACGTCCGCTTCTGGGTCTTCCAGATCGTGGTCATCTCTACGCCGTCCGTCATGTATCTCGGCTACGCCATCCACCGTCTGGCGAGAGCCTCGGAGGAGGAGAGGCGTCGGGCCAGGCGCTGGCGTCAGGGGGGTCGCGCTGGCCGCAGGCGTCCCCAGAGAAGGAGGCCCCCGCCTATGGCCCACCCGGGCTGGGCGGACACCCCAAACGGCGGAGAGGAGGAGCCCATGATCGGCCTTGGGGCTGGCatgggggaagaagaggaggctgGAGATGGAAGCAGGGAGGACAGAgagcaagaagaagaagaaaaggaggcccTGGCAGGAGAGAAAGGCAAGGGGTCTCCCGAGGCCGGGCCCGCCAACCAGAAGCACGACGGGAGGCGAAGGATCCAGCAGGAGGGCCTGATGAAGATCTACGTGTTCCAGCTGTTGGCTCGGGCCTCTTTCGAGATCTGCTTCCTGGTCGGGCAGTACCTCCTGTACGGCTTCGAGGTGCAGCCTTTCTTCCGCTGCAGCCGCGATCCCTGCCCTCACACGGTTGACTGCTTTGTGTCTCGGCCCACCGAGAAGACCGTCTTCCTCCTGGTGATGTACGTGGTCAGCTGCCTTTGCCTCATCCTTAATCTCTGTGAGATGGCCCACCTGGGCCTGGGCAGCTTGCAGGACGCCGTGCGGAGCCGCAGGGTCGGGGGACGGGACCAGGGTTCGGCCGGCTACCCTTCACCCCCGCCCGTGCCTCGGCAGCTACCCCACGGCTACCTGTACTCCCGCAACATCTCCTGCCCTCCCGAGTACAACATGGTGGTTAGGACTGAGAGGGCAGCGGCCGCCGGGCGGCTCATGCCCGGAGGCCTCCTGGCCCACGAGCAGAACCTGGCCAATGGGGCCCTGCAGGAGCTGCAAGAGCTCCAGGGTCCTGGCCCAGAGGAGACCCCTCCCCCAATGGACCTTGCCGCTGCCTTCCGAGCTCCTCCTCCTCGGGTTGGCCCCCAGGACCCTACCAATGGGGTCAGGAGCAATGGCTTTCCTGCTTATGCGGCCCACGTAGGGCCACCCCCTTCAAGGACTGACAGCCCAGCTTCTGCAGGCACGATTGTGGAGCAGAATCATCCCGATGGGGCCCAAGGGCAGCAAGGGGCCAAAGCCAAATCCAACTCGGAGAAAGGCAGCAGCGTGAGCAGCAAAGATGGCAAGACATCTGTATGGATATGA